In the Uranotaenia lowii strain MFRU-FL chromosome 1, ASM2978415v1, whole genome shotgun sequence genome, CTTAAACCAGTTCTAAAAACAGTTGGGGGTTGAAATGGTATAATGGATCGTAGATATACGGTTGCTTTGGTCGGAATTAAATCATGCACCGACCTGTGAGCaggtaacaaattttgtttcactAGAATTATCGCTATTAAAACTCTTTTGAagtcaatactgatgttatgaaatcgcttggtacatctttgtacctgaaaataatcacattttcgtaggtgatagaaagaattagagaaacatgacaacgactcaccgacaggactcgaacctgcaatctccatgatattattcaaaatcatgCGGATAACACCGGCTGTCAACATTTCGTCTCCTCCATCCCCGTCTATATTATACATattatagtcctatttgccgctggtagtgtttgtaattttttgctggttgtttcaccaacacttttcagttttgggacaattaacctcaaaaacgaccatgtgtgtcgaccggctgcccattttttgtaccgagagtttttgaggttaattgtcccgtctcatctgcacacgctcagcaagtgtgcgtaagaaatgtcaaaaacaactctataccagggagatggcatccctatcctttgtcattgaatttgacaaccatcaaaattaagGGCCCGtgattttgtgggcccataacaaacctgacattttgctgtcaaggaccCGAACTAAATGTCAAATGCTAGAGAAGTATGGTTGATAGCACACTAACACATCAATCATTCTGATTCCTCATTggctgaaattttgacttttgagacttcgtactgctttgagaggaaaacaccataaacgtctctcccgatgcatagaaaaaaagaaaaagattcttgttcgaaAGAAGAACTAGATGTCACCTCCCTGTATTATACGCTTTGCcaaattttggaccaccttatTCTAAAGcgtaataatatttttatgaatatgtACTACATTTTCTGCGTGTATTGCTTAAATTTTCTACGGCTTATGAGTAATTTTCGGTTGTCGTTTGCCGATGAAAACAAATTCTATCGATTAATCGAAAAATTCAGTCTCAACataaaattataagtttttctttgtgaaaatggATAATCCAAAGGATCTTTGGTTGATTGGACCGGCCAAGCGAGATTTCCAGGGAAATTCTTTACCAACAGCTCGCGAAGTGCTTCAAGTTCTGCAGTTCCACATAAGAGAAGTCGACAAAAATACGGGACACCTCACGGCCCAGCGGGTTGCCCAGAAGGTGGTGACGGATAAGTTGAAAGCAATATGGGATCGTGAGCGTAGCCCGATTAGATCTAGGCCTAAGATCGTTAGCCAGATTAAGCGACTCAGCTATAAATGGCGTCTACTGTTCCATGACCGTTCTAATGAATCCCAGCAAGCGATAGAGGAACGCAAAAAATTTAACGAACTTATGGATCAAGAATTCGACATCAGAGTTGGAAATACTTTCAAGAACGTCCTTATCCGGGTGAGTAGAAGTACAAGTACGAAATGATCGAATCTTTATTCCTTCTGTAAGCTTCTGTATACCTAACGTGCAAGATAGCCAAAACGACAAGGTACCCTATAAGCCATTTTAAGATGAAAAGTTTCCGTAATGCAGCAACCTACTTTTTTACTTGTTTCTACCGTATTCGTTTTGGTTCAGTTTTGCACCAGTTGTGCACGTTTTGCTGTCTTGTGTTCatttatgcgctcagttttgcaccGGTAGTGAACTGAGTGCGGACGGTGGCAGCCAAACAAGACCGCTGGGCTCATTGCTGGCATCCTTTATGTCAGCTGATCGACGCGGCAACCAGCGGGTTGAAAACAACAACCAACCATTCACTTTATGTTTGGTTCTGCAAATATAAACGTTATTTTAATATGTACTGTTAAGTAACTACGTGTTATTTATTCTCTTGTATCCGTGCTACCTCAGTTTACAACATAATGCAACACGGACGctatgatgatgattatgatcTATGGGTTATTGAGGGCTGTAATTGTGCAAATAATTAATCagtcgcattctttgaaattctttgaaaaCCCTCAAACGATGTATTTGAAAACGTCAGGACTGTGTATTGTTGCTATCACCTCGATAGAATGCTGAATAGCATTCTTTTCAGCTCTTCATAAGAACGTAAAATTACAGCTTATCTGATGCACTATgccttttgttttattttctattcCACAAAAGCTACTTGACaatcagcagattttttttcgttgaaaatagtAACTAACAAACAGTTATGCTTTCAATTTGATTTACATGATAACTTTGTATTTTACAGCAAACCTCTGCAAAGTACAACAATCCGCAAATCAACAATAACCGTTCGATGAAAAGGCGAGGTAAGTTTTTTGCTTTGTTGCTAACAGAACGGTTTTAATGTATTATCATTCAAACAGAAGATACCTATAAACCAAACGAATAAGTTCTCTGTCTTTGCCACGTACATTGGGTTACTGAACGTTATCAGCGAAATATCGATCTGCAAGCAAGATATTTCTCCAGCAAATAAAATATGAAGGTTATCTACCTAACTTGCTTTTCATTGATCAAATGATTaagttgactttttttaaatacgaaaAATTCACACGGAAACATGAAAAGAAATTAATCGTTTGATTGCATGATTTATACCTTTCCAGAGAATAAGAATAAAAGAGGGAGCAGAGCAGAACGGAAACTCCTTCGAAACCTGTGGGTGTCCGGTTTAGGACTGCAGACTGATGGCCgtattttaaaaactgcttTCGAAGCACACGGCCGTGTTCTCGGTGTGGAAGTGATGCAAATGACTTCCGAACCGCAACCCAACACCTACGGTCGGGTGACGATGGCAAATAATAAAATGGCAGCCGACTGTATTGCCAAGCTGAATGGGACGCAATTACTTGGGCATCGAATTAAAGTCGAACGTATTTCTCAAGCAAATCTACAAGGTGGTGTACAAAATTCGCCCGGAAAAGGACAATTTGATTCAACAGCAGATGAAACAGACGAGGACGATGAGCAAGAGTTTGACGTTCCAAACAATCAAGAAGGGTCGAGTGATCGTGGTTATCAGGGGGGTAACAGATCACGCGATCGAGGTGATGAGAATCGTAGAAACCAGTCTGATGAATTACAGAACACTCAATTAAATCTTCTTTATGAGGAAGAGGAACGGCTGCAGCAGGAACGCGAAGAGCTGGCCCGGGAACGGGCGCGTATCCTTCAGGAACAAGCCGACCTGCAACGTTTTGAAATGGAACATCGCGCCAAAATCGAGGAAGAACGGAGCGAGCTTCTGAAGCAGCAAAGAAAGTACGTAGACGTTAGTATAATTATTTGTTATTAAATGTGCAGTATTCGTCCCGTAAAAAGGTAACGTTTAAGACCCGATGTGTTGCCAATAGGTTgttgtccaatttttttttaccttgacAACAGACTAGAAATGTTCGTTGCCTATAGGATTGGATCTTTTCAACTGACTCTGAAAAAGTGGCTTTTGAGTTGAATGTTGAGATTTCCGTTCGTAAAGAGATCTGACGTTCGGGTGTTTATGGTACCACCATTCGGGTTATTCGGGTGTCAAGAACCCGATGACTTGAAGCCCTGCAGTCTAAGCGTTGGCCGTAATGTCACGAAACTGCCGagattgaggaaaagtagcgacgataaaatagataatttttgtcacttcagTAGTTATTATAATTATATGAGACCAGAAAATATCGCGAAATTCCTTGCACGAGAATGCCTCTCACCATGCTTCGAAGAGATGGACTATATAAGTTTTCTGGCATTTCTCTTCGCCACAGTGTTATTCGTAGCATTAAAATGCGGTCCACACCGTCCACACATGTTGCCTTTACAGAATTGCGTCAATTTACTCCTAAATTATGTTCAGGATGAAAGCATAAAATAACGCCAAgccacgccagttaccacaTCACACCTGAAAGTACTGCGATCAAACATGAAAGAACTCCTATGACTTTATCTGACCCTTCCCTGCACTCTAATCGTACTTAAACTAAACGATTCAAAACGCTTATATTTTAGAATTGAAGAGGCGAAGCGGCAGCTGATGAAGAATGTGAATTCCAATGTGAATCGATTTAGAGATGACCGAGAAGGATTTTCTGGCCATAATTTGCAGAACTTTGATGTATCAGGGATGTCGGTCAATTCTACCAGGTATGaactttggataaaaaaaacacaattgcACTTAAATTTAAACTCTATTTTGTTACAGACCGGATGCTTTCGGATTGGCGGCTGCGGGCAACGTTCCCGTTGATAGGACCCCATCTCATCAAAGACAACAATATATCAAAGATGAATTCTACCGGGAGCCAAATTATGAACATAACATACCATCAGATCATCGCTATCAGGATTCTAACGCGAATATAAACTCAGGTGGCAATCGTGGCAGTTACGCAGCGGAAGCGTACGCCGGTACCTCCAGGTCCCATTACTCTAATAACTTGGACAACGGCAACCGAAACAACATGACCAACTCCAACTCAATGAACCAACGCTACCCGGATATGGCGGACAATCGTCACCAGGAACAGATGAGTAGGAATAATCGCAACGTTGATCAAACCAATAACCGCTATCCAGATAACAATCGTTACAATAAAAACAATGGTCACGGTTTTCGAAGCTCTAGGCCGGATCATGAAATTACCAGGAGCAATAACTTCGAAGGACGGAACGATGCTTGGGGGACGAACAACAACGATAGTAGCAAGCGATCTTCCTTGGGTATGAATTCGTACCGAAACGCACCACGACAGCATCATCGGAATGATCAGGGCGGCTACCAGACGGGCCAGAACCAGGATCGATACAGGCCGGCCGGCTCGGAACGCTTCGACTACGGACGGTTTTGAACAGGACATTCACTGAcaggtttaatttttatgttccttgaaacatatttttttcttgagttcAATCAAATTATCTGcggttttttttgcttccaaTGGAATCTAAATATGTTCATTTGCTGAAAGAACAGAACGCTgcagtttgtttttttggtaGTTACAAATACTTCACATTTCATTAATTATCAGAAGTGCTCTATTTCTATACCAGCATGAATTACTTTATGGACTTATTCTTAAAACCGTAACAGTGGTTAGAATTGAGAAGAAGTTTCCGATCTTAAATGCAAttaccatcaagacgccattcaccgcccagttaagcggtttttcaacttcaaacatgtgtaataaaaaaacgacggctgattttttttcgctttctttttcaatacatcccaaaactgctctacttaaaataaaaaaaattagtggaatgcgaaaaatgtacgcttttcaaaataattaactaaacctaggggtgttcaactggccctattaccgcccactcgactttttcgggtatcgatcatgttttcttaaggaaaaactatctaaacaacacggaaactgttctttttagtattttccatacaacgagctgtcaaaaccatattttggctctttagagaatacattttgtgaaattttttctgcaaatttagtacgaattttaacaaagtgcgttgtctgacaaaatgatgattctcggcaaacaacctcaagtagccggttactttcagcgataaaacatcattttctaacataatcaaactaaatgcttcttacaatttacacatttgacacaatatatgcgttaaaaacaaagaaattgtgcgtgaccggtcattaggaacccacacttttttttatacaccaattaccgcccatcactaaacgcttcaaaaaacaacaactattgaaaaaatcgaaaattttttgatgcaaatctattctacggaaataaaactatcgtttcaagtcgattttaggtccaataggtactatctagtaaacaaaaaccctttttgccctaggagtacagtaatgcttagttcgctaacaggcgtcgaattcaataatttgaccggaaacgaaaaacaaaatattttatttctggctatagttagcataattaagtgaagttttttcagtgaaatggtcaaGCAATGATGCTGACACACAACACAGGTCTTATATTTGGAGGAAAAatcccagttttttcaaaatacatacaaaagggtgattttgggcggtaaatggggtctgggcggtgaatggcgtcttgatggtagttacatctttttttttcgaattgattGGTCCAATCTCGACCCATACACATAAAACtatgctgaaaataaaaaattgcattgaCTTACCCAGATACCAAGTTGAAAATGATTTTACCCCTACgattattaattattattttttgtctataattcaacaacaaacaaacaaacaattacactagtttacagcatttttgaactaagtaaactgaaggtcatttctaatgtgaaatcgggcgctgaatccaaaaatgaaattcaaaaaaatctctgtagaaccgtttttgagttatgctccaattatgaaatttcggaaaaattaaaaaagttcttgtacttacattataatatctcggacggcacaacagtaatttgaaatccctcttttgcatattgaaggtgaataaattttctgtcgatcatctgaacactgtttttgcgtttgactaacagtattgttgatattagtgactttatgagaataaaagttataaaaaacgcacttttttagataaaattttgtttcaacgaaagttttagactcaatggtagcatttataaattctgatttttttttgcgcttaaatgacaatttaaaacaaagatttcaagtggttatttatcaaaatcggttgaaaattgaagaagttatggctactttaccataatagtattttttgtagtttttcataatttaacgaactgcagtacacttatcatagtataggaagaatgaaacatgataaatctcactcgctccaagtcaaaattatttattagcttaccagaaggtcacatgccaagtttcaggaagatctgaccatagggagtggttgcttgagtctcaaacgtgaataacattttgaggtattttgcccggaaggaacgaaaaatactggtttttcaccaagaacttctttcatcactagctgattgtttttttatggttgattttctcaaagcctaagttgagacaaatatttcgcccgaagactgtaactcgattggatttaaaacaagaaagttattgcggttcaaagattgtgttttggtcgaaaattctcgtataaaacgcaatgcgtaaaaagtactcattgcgtgttgaaCAAAATTTGCGACCTTcgaactgcaataacttttttacttcaagtccaatcgtgttgcagtcttcgggtgaaatatttgtctcaacttaggcttttagaaaatcaaccataaaaaacaatcggctagtgatgaaaaaagttattgatgaaaaaccagtattttttgttcctcccgggcagaaaaccttaaaattttattcacgtttgagactcaagcaaccccttcctatggtcagatcttcctgaaacttggcatgtgaccttctggtaagctaataaataattttgacttggagcgagtgagatttatcatgtttcattcttcctatactatgataagtgtactgcagttcgttaaattatgaaaaactacaaaaaatactattatggtaattattatttttaaatttacaaatggttttattaaggcatttcaATTATAAAGTTTCTATGTGCCGGGGGTATTTATCCTAACTTTGGTTTAGTAAGAGGAGGGCCGCAATCGTCGCTACCCCTACGGATCATGTTTGTGCAAATTTACAGTTCTGCTAATTCCAGTAAAATTGCTGTACTTGTATTTGATCATTTCGAAAGTGTAGgctacacttttttttatttatttaaataaataaataaataaaagtggCCATTCTTATTAACTAAATACAATCAAGTATATCTGTCTAAGTATTAACGATAATGTAGTCCTATTTGACTTATGTGAGAAAAACCCATGTCATTACCTTCGAAAAATCCTAAATAAAGTACATTATTTAGTAAGTCACGGAACGTGATTCGCCAAATTTCAGTAGTATGACTACTTCAAGTGCTTAAGACAAAAAACGTGAGTTCAAACGAGCTCCAAGAACCAAGCTTAACACGTCACGCAAAATGAGTTTCAATGGAAATATACTTACATagttaagaaaataaataaaatgtccATAAGGAAGTGTGTAATTGCTTCCTGCGCATCAATATTACCCAAATGAAGCGGCAAGTATTCACCAGATTCAtatgaaacatagaaaacaatgTATGTAATGTGAGGAATCGATACACACAGTTACAATACAAGAAGAGTCGAAGATTTCAGTATACTAAAATACGAAAAAACACTGAAGGTTCCGTGTTCTTTATCTGTACAACATCTGAATGTTGTACAACGTACAGCTGAGCATTAAAGCCAGTTTAAACAAAAActacttcaaaattaataatgCAGTTAGGAAGCAAACAATTTGAATCAATGGAGATCTGTCGAAGAATCGAGGATTACCATATTAACGAAAAGTTTATTCTAGCAAAAATTCATGATACAGggaaataaaacttatttttcgaaAGTTACATTTTATAACCATATACatccgtttatttttttctatgtaaGCATATTCGTAGATTGTGAGATCATATAACATATAGGACATTAAATAGTAAACCGctcaaaaaacagaaaaaccataaacaaaCATTACCAGTTATACCAAATAACCTAGCTTCTTAACTATGTATCCAGTTGCTGCGGCTACCCACGCTCCCGGAGCGCCGTTTGTTGCGCTCCGATGCCGTATCCTTGCGGCCCAGCACCGGGCTGCCCCCGGAGCTTATGTTTTTGATCAACGATTTCAATCCACGGGCTTGCGATTCGGCCGCATTGCCAATGTTGTTCGATTCCTGGGCAATGATGTAGAAATCATCGACAATATGTGCCGGCGGAGGAATGTCGAACGGAACGATATCGTTCAGCGATTGTGGATTCGCTGCCGAGCCCCTACTGCCGAACCGAATCTTGCCATCCGAAGAGAAGCTCGACAAACGTGACTGATGATGGCTAGCACTCGGTCCGGTGGAACTGGAGCCAGCTTGCTGTTGTTGGATACTTTGCAGCTTGGCCCGAAGTTGCCCGTTTTCTTCCTGTAGCTTGCGCAGCAGACTACTCTCGGCTTCAACCTTAGAAATCGTTGGCTGGGGCATGCATTGGTAAATGGTCGACAGGAAGTTATGAAGCGAGATAAGCAGGGTATCTTGCCACTGCTTGGTGAAGCAAACGGCGAACGCGGAATGCTCCTCCGGGTTCTTGCAGAATGGGAAATCTAAAATTTAggattataaaatttaacaataatcaTTCCTGATTGACAAAAGAAAACTTACAGAACCATTCCTTCCATTCGCTCTGGTTTACCAATTCCGGAGCCATTTTGGTAAAAAAGTCATTAACTTTTTCCTGTTTATTAGACATGTACGCGATCACTAGGTAAAGTTTCAACATCGACTGCTCTAATTTATTGACCGCTGATAAgagaaaaaaagattaaacaaCCTGCACACATTCAGCGACACTACTTACCAGAAGTGTAGCTGTGCTCCAGATTGCGAAAGAGGTGATTGTTCAGATGAGACCATAGATCCCTCAAGCCCTGCAGATCGTGCGACTGAATCTGCTGCATCAGCTGGTCGATCAGCTTGTCCACTCGGAAGCTTTTATCCTTGTCGTTCTTCAGCTCAGCATCGAACGATTTGAGCGCTCCCGAAAAGCCTCGGAACAGGATATACTCCCGTACCAACCCATCGGTGTACTGTATGTGAGCCAGCTTGGATGATGTTTTCGAGAATGTAATTTAAAACTTGTTAGTTTTGGAGATTAAAGGCGACAAGCAGCAGcacgattttttgtaaataaagttCACAAAGTTCACTTTTCACTTTCCAAAGggatcattcaaatattacgtaacatttttaaacgtttaaatatttttcaatatttcaagcgtgagttttcaaaaggacgtatgtaacatcagacaaaatctgagaaaaaggagggacaaaattatgttaatataaataaatgctatttaaagctgtttgatctagaatcaagttttatcatggcagttgtaggaaaaacaataatgttttaattataggTTTGAGCATACtggattttttgctgtttcctagtgaatttgttaaaaaaaatattttacaccgtattgttgagttttttttcacatacgccATAATGATTCGTCGTTGTGACAGTTTAATATTTACATACACCCTTTATGATTCGTCGCTTggacaaattgttttcattatcacattcaattgttttcatttcacatcattgcagatgcgtcagttttaaaataataattattttaaaactgacgcatctgcaatgatgtgaaaaaaccgACGTATCTGATTTGACGAATACGACGGTTTGCTGCGATCCTATCTGCTGTGTGTGcgatattatttgttttgacagatgcgtcgttttaccaaaaagaggtgtaaagaagaatttcgaaaacactgAGAAAAGATGACATAGgtcgtttgtatatttttttagctaacggcatattatttttttttgtacaaacagttaattcatacagaagaaaataaaatttactatacCGTGCAAACAgtaactcaatttgtttacttttgcgacatacgtccttttgaaaactcacgcTTGATTTATATTCCTTGACGTTTTTTAGATaagaatgtgttacgtaggggaaAAGCGGggttcaaaatgataaaaaattggatGACGTAATATTTGGATGgcccaaatttgtttgaatgttTATATTCGCTACActtgaataaaatgaatttctcATTTTACTTATCAAGAAAACTAATTTTACACTTTTCACACTGCTCCTATAACTGAATCCATCGAACAAACTCaccgattttgataatagtttgggtgaaattttctacattttttttctataatagatttttttggaTTCTATTAAGCAGTCATTGAAGTGATGCatgtttcgaaaaaatagatgtgaaaaaaactattgattttATGAAGCCATTTCTCTCAGTGTTGGCTAGGTATCGAATTAagtacctttaaaaaaaattaatttaatttaaaattatttaataatgtttgttaattttgaaaaataattgtttttgatatttaagtttgtgaaaatttcgatttcgattcgaggaatcgaaatttttattagCCCAAAATATaactataaaaatgtttaatgtttattaattttgaaaaattattgttttcgatatttaagttagtgaaaatttcgatttcgattcgaggaatcgaaatttttattagtctaaaatataattataaaaatgttctgCATTATGTAATGCAATTAATGCATTAAACTTAACATTAAGTCCCTGCACTTTTTGTCCGAGTTGCATATACAAAAAAGTTGCTGCTGAGTTTTTTAtttagggcatccgcagcaatcgcgagcaaagtgaaaatgctcacgagtttaatcacttccataccgcaccgggggttagtatgaaggtgagcaaaatagggccgatgccgtcgggaccgacaaaatcaccaaatttgctcactagaaaggggcgagagcaaacatgcactgaaaaaattctaccgttttgagcagaattaaacaaacgatgtCGCAGCGTGTAgatgtttgttgatatt is a window encoding:
- the LOC129741228 gene encoding probable serine/threonine-protein kinase clkA; this encodes MDNPKDLWLIGPAKRDFQGNSLPTAREVLQVLQFHIREVDKNTGHLTAQRVAQKVVTDKLKAIWDRERSPIRSRPKIVSQIKRLSYKWRLLFHDRSNESQQAIEERKKFNELMDQEFDIRVGNTFKNVLIRQTSAKYNNPQINNNRSMKRRENKNKRGSRAERKLLRNLWVSGLGLQTDGRILKTAFEAHGRVLGVEVMQMTSEPQPNTYGRVTMANNKMAADCIAKLNGTQLLGHRIKVERISQANLQGGVQNSPGKGQFDSTADETDEDDEQEFDVPNNQEGSSDRGYQGGNRSRDRGDENRRNQSDELQNTQLNLLYEEEERLQQEREELARERARILQEQADLQRFEMEHRAKIEEERSELLKQQRKIEEAKRQLMKNVNSNVNRFRDDREGFSGHNLQNFDVSGMSVNSTRPDAFGLAAAGNVPVDRTPSHQRQQYIKDEFYREPNYEHNIPSDHRYQDSNANINSGGNRGSYAAEAYAGTSRSHYSNNLDNGNRNNMTNSNSMNQRYPDMADNRHQEQMSRNNRNVDQTNNRYPDNNRYNKNNGHGFRSSRPDHEITRSNNFEGRNDAWGTNNNDSSKRSSLGMNSYRNAPRQHHRNDQGGYQTGQNQDRYRPAGSERFDYGRF
- the LOC129738109 gene encoding WD repeat-containing protein 91, whose amino-acid sequence is TFSKTSSKLAHIQYTDGLVREYILFRGFSGALKSFDAELKNDKDKSFRVDKLIDQLMQQIQSHDLQGLRDLWSHLNNHLFRNLEHSYTSAVNKLEQSMLKLYLVIAYMSNKQEKVNDFFTKMAPELVNQSEWKEWFYFPFCKNPEEHSAFAVCFTKQWQDTLLISLHNFLSTIYQCMPQPTISKVEAESSLLRKLQEENGQLRAKLQSIQQQQAGSSSTGPSASHHQSRLSSFSSDGKIRFGSRGSAANPQSLNDIVPFDIPPPAHIVDDFYIIAQESNNIGNAAESQARGLKSLIKNISSGGSPVLGRKDTASERNKRRSGSVGSRSNWIHS